In Felis catus isolate Fca126 chromosome E1, F.catus_Fca126_mat1.0, whole genome shotgun sequence, the following proteins share a genomic window:
- the EVPL gene encoding envoplakin isoform X1: MFKGLNKGSQGKGSPKGSPAKGSPKGSPSKHSRAATQELALLISRMQANADQVERDILETQKKLQQDRVHGEQDQALKHRQEVGRSLKEAEVLLKDLFLDVDKARRLKHPQAEEIEKDIKQLHERVTQACAEYRALYEKMVLLPAVGPRVDWARVLEQKQKQVREGRYGPGMAQLEEQIAEHNILQKEIEAYGQQLRNLIGQDAATIRSQYRDLLKAASWRGQSLGSLYTHLQGCTRQLNALAQQQQDILQQDWSDLMADPEGVRREYEHFKEHELLSQEQSVNQLEDDGERMVELGHPAVGPIQTHQEALKMAWQNFLNLCICQESQLQHVETYRQFQEEADSVSQTLAKLNSSLDTQYSPAPGGPPGAPTELLQQLEAEKKQLAVAEKTVGDLQRRSHQVAPLQQRRNPPQQPLHVDSICDWDSEEVQLLRGERYVLMDNTDQHTWVVQGPGGETKRAPAACFCIPAPDPEAVARASKLASELQALKQKLATVQSHLTASTTQPLQTGQQAPAGPAPEDPQAQKLLTQMTRLDGDLGQIERQVLAWARAPLSRTAPLEDLEGRIQSHKGTAQRLQSLGAEKEAAQQECEAFLSGQPVGPVALHLPVVLNSVKNKYSDVQVLCNLYGEKARAALGLERQIQDTERVIRGLESSVAQEAPLPASPGALQERVSELQSLRRELLEQQACVLGLHRELKATEHACSTLQNSFREFCQDLPHQQRQARALTDRYHAVGDQLDLREKMLQDASLTYQQFKNCRDNLSFWLEHLPHNQVRPSDGPSQVAYKLQAQKRLQQEIQGREQDRAMASRLSQDLQAALQDYALQADTYRCSLETTQAGSAPKRPRVAPLQESIQAQEKNLTKAYTEVAAACQQQLCQLEFARRMLEKKELSEDIQVTHDARQGSEGPARAGKDSEALKSQLEEERKRVAQAQHELEEQRNRLLQLRTQRPLERLEEKEVVEFYRDPQLESDLSGAQSQVEDEGKKRASLQADLEAAARQVVQLESKRRAMQPHLLTKEVTQIERDPDLDSQAARLGREIQHLRGQNATVSVRLEELKKELLALEKKEPNVKEKVVVKEVVKVEKDLEMLKAAQALRLQLEEDTVRRKGAEEAVAKLRARLEELERAIGAVEPKVIVKEVKKVERDPGLLEEAARLRSLLEETRSENATLARELEELRGRHGAAEKRKPKVELQERVHETFQVAPETQQEMARLRAQLQETAGERSRVEQEVAALLPDLAALRAQKPAVEYKEVTQEVVRHERSPEVLREIDHLKAQLNELVNGSGRAQEQLIRLRGERDEWKRERSKVETKTVNKEVVRHEKDPVLEKEAERLRQEVREAAQKRRAAEDAVSELQSKYLLLERRRPEEKVVVQEVVVTRKDPKLREDHSRLSRSLDEEAGRRRQLEREVQRLQAGVQEKEGLLGFQEDRGKKLAAERELRRLTLKIRELEERPPAPQEKIIMEEVVKLEKDPDLEKSTEALRQDLDQEKARVTGLHRECKNLRVQIDVLQTTKAQEKTIYKEVIRVEKDRVLEGERSRAWEALSRERSARQSREEEVRQLRERIDKAEALRKTRAREEAELQKGRDQAARERRQLQQELRELEKQKQQTVLRLQEEAQLLSRRTESERQEAAQRGQELSQLEAAILREKDRIHEKERTLRDLHAKVSREELNQETQTRETNLSTKICILEPETGKDMSPYEAYKRGIIDRGQYLQLQELECDWEEVTTSGPCGEESVLLDRKSGKQYSIEAALRCRRISKEEYHLYKDGRLPISKFALLVAGETKPCSSLSIGSIISKSPLASPAPQGTGFFSPSLSLGLGDDSFPIAGIYDTTTDNKCTIKTAVAKNMLDPITGQKLLEAQAATGGIIDLLSRERYSVHKAMERGLIEHTSTQRLLNAQKAFTGIEDPVTKKRLSVGEAVQKGWMPRESVLPHLQVQHLTGGLIDPKRTGRIPVPQAVLSGMISEELAQLLQDESGYEKDLTDPISKERMSYKEAMGRCRRDPLSGLLLLPAALEGYRCYRAASPSVLRSLPLRRGGQAVPGSGCEGEGGTRALLAPGNSLIQAGGSFL; the protein is encoded by the exons ATGTTCAAGGGTCTGAACAAAGGCTCCCAGGGAAAGGGGTCCCCTAAGGGCTCCCCGGCCAAGGGCTCTCCCAAGGGCTCCCCCAGCAAGCACAGCCG ggctgccACCCAGGAGCTGGCCCTGCTCATCTCCCGCATGCAGGCCAACGCCGACCAGGTGGAGAGGGACATCCTGGAGACCCAGAAGAAACTGCAGCAG GACCGAGTGCACGGCGAGCAGGACCAGGCCCTGAAGCACCGGCAGGAGGTGGGCCGCAGCCTGAAGGAGGCCGAGGTGCTGCTGAAGGACCTCTTCCTGGACGTGGACAAGGCCCGGCGGCTCAAGCACCCGCAGGCCGAGGAGATCGAGAAGGA CATCAAGCAGCTGCACGAGCGGGTGACCCAGGCGTGTGCCGAGTACCGCGCCCTGTACGAGAAGATGGTGCTGCTCCCCGCCGTGGGGCCCAGAGTCGACTGGGCACGGGTGCTGGAGCAGAAACAG AAGCAGGTGCGCGAGGGCCGGTACGGGCCCGGCATGGCCCAGCTGGAAGAGCAGATTGCCGAGCACAACATCCTGCAGAAGGAGATCGAGGCCTACGGGCAGCAGCTGCGGAACCTCATCGGGCAG GACGCGGCTACCATCCGGAGCCAATACCGGGACCTCCTG AAGGCGGCCTCGTGGCGCGGGCAGAGCCTGGGCAGCCTGTACACGCACCTGCAGGGCTGCACGCGCCAGCTGAACGCCCTGGCCCAGCAGCAGCAGGACATCCTGCAGCAGGACTGGAGCGACCTCATGGCGGACCCCGAGGGCGTGCGGCGGGAGTACGAG CACTTCAAGGAGCACGAGCTGCTGAGCCAGGAGCAGAGCGTGAACCAGCTAGAGGACGACGGGGAGCGCATGGTGGAGCTGGGGCACCCGGCTGTGGGGCCCATCCAG ACCCACCAGGAGGCCCTGAAGATGGCGTGGCAGAACTTTCTGAACCTGTGCATCTGCCAGGAGAGCCAGCTGCAGCACGTGGAGACGTATCGCCAG TTCCAGGAAGAGGCCGACTCCGTCAGCCAAACCCTGGCAAAGCTGAACTCCAGCCTGGACACCCAGTACAGCCCTGCCCCTGGGGGGCCCCCTGGCGCCCCCACAGAGCTGCTACAACAGCTGGAG GCAGAGAAGAAGCAGCTGGCTGTCGCTGAGAAGACCGTTGGGGACCTGCAGCGGCGGAGCCATCAGGTGGCCCCTCTGCAGCAGCGCAGGAACCCGCCCCAGCAGCCTCTGCACGTGGACAGCATCTGCGACTGGGACTCAGAAGAA GTGCAGCTGCTGCGGGGTGAGCGGTATGTGTTGATGGACAACACCGACCAGCACACCTGGGTCGTGCAAGGCCCAGGTGGGGAGACCAAACGCGCCCCAGCCGCCTGCTTCTGCATCCCGGCTCCGGACCCTGAAGCCGTGGCCAGGGCCTCCAA GCTGGCCTCGGAGCTGCAGGCCCTGAAGCAGAAATTGGCCACAGTCCAGAGCCACCTGACGGCCAGCACTACACAGCCCTTACAGACTGGCCAGCAGG CTCCCGCTGGCCCAGCCCCAGAAGACCCACAGGCCCAGAAGCTCCTGACACAGATGACCCGACTGGATGGAGACCTAGGGCAAATAGAGAGGCAGGTGCTGGCCTGGGCCCGGGCCCCACTGAGCCGCACGGCACCACTGGAGGACCTGGAGGGCCGCATCCAAAGCCACAAG ggcACAGCCCAGCGGCTGCAGAGcctgggagcagagaaggaggcagcCCAGCAGGAGTGTGAAGCATTTCTGTCTGGCCAGCCCGTGGGCCCCGTGGCCCTGCACCTGCCTGTGGTCCTCAACAGCGTCAAGAACAAGTACAGTGATGTTCAGGTTCTCTGCAACCTCTACGGGGAGAA AGCAAGAGCTGCCCTGGGTCTGGAGCGGCAGATCCAGGACACGGAGAGGGTCATCCGAGGCTTGGAATCTTCTGTGGCACAGgaggcccctctccctgccagccCAGGCGCGCTGCAGGAGAGGGTCAGCGAGCTGCAG agcctgCGGAGGGAGCTGCTGGAACAGCAGGCCTGCGTGCTGGGGCTGCACCGCGAGCTGAAGGCCACCGAGCATGCGTGCAGCACCCTGCAGAACAGCTTCCGCGAGTTTTGCCAAGATCTGCCTCACCAGCAGCGCCAGGCGAGGGCCCTCACCGACCGCTACCACGCTGTGGGGGACCAGCTGGACCTGCG ggAGAAGATGTTGCAGGACGCCAGCCTCACCTACCAGCAGTTCAAGAACTGCAGGGACAACCTGAGCTTCTGGCTGGAGCACCTGCCCCACAACCAGGTGCGGCCCAGCGATGGGCCCAGCCAGGTGGCCTACAAGCTGCAGGCGCAGAAG AGGCTACAGCAGGAGATCCAGGGCCGAGAGCAGGACAGGGCCATGGCGTCCCGCCTCTCCCAGGACCTGCAGGCAGCCCTCCAG GACTACGCGTTGCAGGCAGATACCTACCGCTGCTCCCTGGAGACCACTCAGGCAGGGTCAGCCCCCAAGAGACCCCGAGTAGCTCCCCTGCAGGAGAGCATCCAGGCCCAG GAGAAGAACTTGACAAAGGCCTACACGGAGGTGGCAGCTGCATGCCAGCAGCAGCTGTGCCAGCTGGAGTTTGCCAGAAGGATGCTCGAGAAG aAGGAGCTCAGTGAGGATATCCAGGTGACCCATGATGCACGGCAGGGGTCTGAGGGCCCAGCCCGAGCAGGGAAGGATTCCGAGGCCCTGAAGTcccagctggaggaggagaggaagcgGGTAGCTCAGGCGCAGCACGAGCTGGAGGAACAGAGGAACCGGCTGCTGCAGCTGAGGACCCAGCGGCCCTTGGAGAGGctggaagagaaggaagtggTGGAGTTCTACCGGGACCCCCAGCTGGAGAGCGACCTGTCCGGGGCGCAGTCCCAGGTGGAGGATGAGGGCAAGAAGCGGGCCAGCCTGCAGGCGGACCTGGAGGCAGCGGCCCGGCAGGTGGTCCAGCTGGAGAGCAAGAGGAGGGCCATGCAGCCCCACCTGCTGACCAAGGAGGTCACCCAGATCGAGAGGGACCCTGACCTGGACAGCCAGGCGGCCCGGCTCGGCCGCGAGATCCAGCACCTGCGGGGACAGAACGCCACCGTCTCGGTCCGGCTGGAGGAGCTCAAGAAGGAGCTGCTGGCCCTGGAGAAGAAGGAGCCGAACGTGAAGGAGAAGGTCGTGGTGAAAGAGGTGGTCAAGGTGGAGAAGGACCTGGAGATGCTCAAGGCGGCCCAGGCGCTGCGGCTGCAGCTGGAAGAGGACACCGTGCGGAGGAAGGGCGCCGAGGAGGCCGTGGCCAAGCTGCGGGCTCGTCTCGAAGAGCTGGAGCGGGCAATCGGCGCCGTGGAGCCCAAGGTGATCGTGAAGGAGGTGAAGAAGGTGGAGCGGGACCCGGGCCTTCTCGAAGAGGCGGCGAGGCTGAGGAGCCTCCTGGAGGAGACCCGGAGCGAGAACGCGACCCTGGCGCGGGAGCTGGAGGAGCTGCGGGGAAGGCACGGCGCGGCGGAGAAGCGGAAGCCCAAAGTGGAGCTCCAGGAGCGCGTCCACGAGACCTTCCAGGTGGCTCCGGAGACGCAGCAGGAGATGGCGAGGCTCAGGGCCCAGCTGCAGGAGACCGCTGGCGAGAGGAGCCGCGTGGAGCAGGAGGTGGCGGCGCTGCTGCCCGACCTGGCGGCCCTGCGCGCCCAGAAGCCCGCGGTGGAGTACAAGGAGGTGACGCAGGAGGTGGTGAGACACGAGAGGAGCCCTGAGGTGCTGCGGGAAATCGACCACCTGAAGGCGCAGCTCAACGAGCTGGTCAACGGCAGCGGGCGGGCCCAGGAGCAGCTCATCCGCCTGCGGGGGGAGCGCGACGAGTGGAAGCGGGAGCGCTCCAAGGTGGAGACCAAGACGGTGAACAAGGAGGTGGTGCGCCACGAGAAGGACCCCGTCCTGGAGAAGGAGGCCGAGCGGCTGCGCCAGGAGGTGCGAGAAGCCGCGCAGAAGAGGCGGGCGGCCGAGGATGCGGTCTCCGAGCTGCAGAGTAAGTACCTGCTGCTGGAGAGGAGGCGGCCCGAGGAGAAGGTGGTGGTGCAGGAGGTGGTGGTCACCCGGAAGGACCCGAAGCTCCGCGAGGACCACAGCCGGCTGAGCCGGAGCCTGGACGAGGAGGCGGGCCGGCGGCGGCAGCTGGAGCGGGAAGTCCAGCGGCTGCAGGCTGGCGTGCAGGAGAAGGAGGGCCTGCTCGGCTTCCAGGAGGACCGGGGCAAGAAGCTGGCCGCGGAGAGGGAGCTGCGGCGGCTGACCCTGAAGATCCGGGAGCTCGAGGAGCGGCCTCCTGCGCCGCAGGAGAAGATCATCATGGAGGAGGTGGTCAAGCTGGAGAAGGACCCGGACCTGGAGAAGTCCACAGAAGCCCTGCGGCAGGACCTGGACCAGGAGAAAGCCCGGGTGACGGGGCTGCATCGGGAGTGCAAGAACCTGAGGGTCCAGATCGACGTCCTCCAGACAACCAAAGCGCAAGAGAAGACCATCTACAAGGAGGTAATCCGGGTGGAGAAGGACCGGGTGCTGGAGGGTGAGCGGTCCCGGGCGTGGGAGGCGCTCAGCAGGGAGCGCTCGGCCCGGCAGAGCCGGGAGGAGGAGGTGCGGCAGCTGCGGGAGCGCATCGACAAGGCCGAGGCGCTGAGGAAGACGCGGGCCCGGGAGGAGGCCGAGCTGCAGAAGGGCCGGGACCAGGCGGCCCGGGAGCGAAGGCAGCTGCAGCAGGAGCTGCGGGAGCtggagaagcagaagcagcagaCGGTGCTGCGTCTGCAGGAGGAGGCGCAGCTGCTCAGCCGGAGGACGGAGAGCGAGCGGCAGGAGGCCGCCCAGCGGGGCCAGGAGCTCTCGCAGCTCGAGGCGGCCATCCTCCGCGAGAAGGACCGGATCCACGAGAAGGAGAGGACCCTCCGGGACCTCCACGCCaaggtgagcagggaggagctCAACCAGGAGACCCAGACGCGAGAGACCAACCTTTCCACCAAGATCTGCATCTTGGAACCGGAGACGGGGAAGGACATGTCCCCATACGAGGCCTACAAGAGGGGCATCATCGATCGAGGCCAGTACCTTCAGCTACAGGAGCTCGAGTGTGACTGGGAGGAGGTCACCACCTCGGGCCCCTGTGGGGAGGAGTCCGTGCTCCTGGACCGCAAGAGCGGGAAGCAGTACTCCATCGAGGCCGCCCTGCGCTGTCGGCGCATCTCCAAGGAAGAGTACCATCTCTACAAGGACGGCCGCCTCCCCATCTCCAAGTTCGCTCTGCTCGTGGCGGGGGAGACCAAGCCCTGCTCCTCACTGTCCATCGGCTCTATCATCTCCAAGTCCCCCCTGGCCTCCCCAGCGCCCCAGGGCACCGGTTTCttctctcccagcctctctctcgGACTCGGCGATGACAGCTTCCCCATCGCCGGCATCTACGACACAACCACAGACAACAAATGCACCATCAAGACGGCAGTGGCCAAGAACATGCTGGACCCCATCACCGGGCAGAAGCTGCTGGAGGCCCAGGCGGCCACGGGGGGCATCATAGACCTCCTCAGCCGGGAGCGCTACTCCGTGCACAAGGCTATGGAGCGGGGGCTGATCGAGCACACCTCCACGCAGAGGCTGCTCAACGCCCAGAAGGCCTTCACGGGCATCGAGGATCCCGTCACCAAGAAGAGGCTGTCGGTGGGCGAGGCCGTCCAGAAGGGCTGGATGCCCCGGGAGAGCGTGCTCCCACACCTGCAGGTGCAGCACCTGACTGGGGGGCTCATCGACCCCAAGAGGACCGGCCGCATCCCGGTCCCGCAGGCGGTGCTCTCTGGAATGATCAGCGAGGAGCTGGCCCAGCTTCTGCAGGATGAGTCCGGCTATGAGAAGGATTTGACAGACCCCATCTCCAAGGAGCGGATGAGCTATAAGGAGGCCATGGGGCGCTGCCGGAGAGACCCCCTGAGCGGCCTGCTGCTGCTCCCAGCTGCCCTGGAGGGGTACCGCTGCTACCGTGCCGCCTCCCCGTCAGTACTGCGCTCCCTGCCCCTGCGCCGAGGGGGCCAGGCGGTCCCGGGGAGCGGGTGTGAGGGGGAGGGTGGGACACGCGCACTCCTCGCCCCGGGGAACAGCCTCATCCAAGCGGGTGGGTCCTTCCTCTGA